A single window of Neisseria sp. KEM232 DNA harbors:
- a CDS encoding flotillin family protein: MTLVSIGIIAGVILAALFVLGLILTRLYRRASKEVSFVRTGFGGEKVIMNGGAMVLPVLHEIIPVNMNTLRLEVRRAAQQALITRDRMRVDVMAEFYVRVKPSAESIATAAQTLGMKTMSPDELKDLVEGKFVDALRAVAAEMAMEELHEKRVDFVQKVQQVVSEDLFKNGLELETVSLTGLDQTSFEFFNPQNAFDAEGLTKLTETIEGRRKKRNDIEQETDLAIKTKNLEAEQQRLKIAREEEYAKLEQEREIAVRRAEQEAGIAEQEAAKKREAEEAKIAAAREVDLKRIAAERDIKNEDIRKAQAVEQAEVERRKAIELAEQDRAIAVAEKSRAESEAKAEADKARAAAVREEESVITVRETERAERAKAVELIAAAEVAQREAIAVTVAAEAEKQAAQDKAEALRIAAEAEAEQFRLKAKGEADAKVLLAQAQEQQYKVDAEGKRAVNEAANVLSVEQIEMQIRLALLKHLPDIIRESVRPMENIDGIKILQVNGLGGALGAAGESVSDGQTQGSLADQMVNSALRYRSQAPLVDGLLKELGLNGSDINGLTQGLDKGVGKAE, encoded by the coding sequence ATGACTTTAGTTTCCATCGGCATCATTGCCGGCGTTATTCTCGCCGCCCTGTTTGTGCTCGGCCTGATACTCACCCGTCTCTACCGCCGCGCCAGCAAGGAAGTGTCGTTTGTGCGCACGGGCTTTGGCGGCGAAAAAGTGATTATGAACGGCGGCGCGATGGTGTTGCCCGTATTGCACGAAATTATCCCCGTCAACATGAACACGCTGCGGCTGGAAGTGCGCCGCGCGGCGCAGCAGGCGTTGATTACGCGCGACCGTATGCGCGTGGACGTGATGGCCGAGTTTTATGTGCGCGTCAAACCCAGCGCCGAGAGCATCGCCACCGCCGCGCAGACTTTGGGCATGAAAACCATGTCGCCCGACGAGTTGAAAGATTTGGTCGAAGGCAAATTCGTCGATGCCCTGCGCGCCGTGGCCGCCGAAATGGCGATGGAAGAGCTGCACGAAAAACGTGTTGATTTCGTGCAGAAAGTGCAGCAGGTGGTCAGCGAAGATTTGTTTAAAAACGGCCTGGAATTGGAAACCGTATCGCTCACCGGCCTTGACCAGACCAGCTTCGAGTTTTTCAACCCGCAAAACGCGTTTGACGCCGAAGGCTTGACCAAGCTCACCGAAACCATCGAAGGCCGCCGCAAAAAACGCAACGACATCGAGCAGGAAACCGATTTGGCGATTAAAACCAAAAATCTCGAAGCCGAGCAGCAACGCCTGAAAATCGCCCGCGAAGAAGAATACGCCAAGCTGGAGCAGGAGCGCGAAATCGCCGTGCGCCGCGCCGAGCAGGAGGCGGGCATCGCCGAGCAGGAAGCGGCGAAAAAACGCGAAGCCGAAGAAGCCAAAATCGCCGCCGCGCGCGAAGTGGATTTGAAACGCATCGCCGCCGAGCGCGACATCAAAAACGAAGACATCCGCAAAGCGCAGGCCGTGGAGCAGGCCGAAGTCGAGCGGCGCAAAGCCATCGAGCTGGCCGAGCAGGACAGAGCCATCGCCGTGGCCGAAAAATCCCGCGCCGAATCAGAAGCCAAAGCCGAAGCCGACAAAGCCCGCGCCGCCGCCGTGCGCGAAGAAGAAAGCGTGATTACCGTGCGCGAAACCGAGCGCGCCGAGCGTGCCAAAGCGGTGGAGCTGATTGCCGCCGCCGAAGTCGCCCAGCGCGAAGCCATCGCGGTAACCGTGGCCGCCGAAGCCGAGAAACAGGCCGCGCAGGACAAGGCCGAAGCGCTGCGTATCGCCGCCGAAGCCGAAGCTGAGCAGTTCCGTCTCAAAGCCAAGGGCGAAGCCGATGCCAAAGTGCTGCTGGCGCAGGCGCAGGAGCAGCAGTACAAAGTCGATGCCGAGGGCAAACGCGCGGTAAACGAAGCGGCCAACGTGTTGAGCGTGGAGCAAATCGAGATGCAAATCCGCCTCGCGCTGTTGAAACACCTGCCCGACATCATCCGCGAATCCGTGCGCCCGATGGAAAACATCGACGGCATCAAAATTCTGCAGGTCAACGGCCTGGGTGGCGCGCTTGGCGCGGCGGGCGAGAGCGTTTC
- a CDS encoding YqiJ family protein, which produces MWNLITAPETEIFGIALALMLLLGALEILSMLLGGASEWLDNLLPDSLADSAHAEVGLDAADGVVVRFLSWLYVGKVPVLMLLVVFLAVYGLAGYAFQTAFAAVFGAYLNGTLAAVAVWFLSLPLVRATAGGLYKILPKDETTAVSQDTLIGRVGVIVIGQARTGSPAQVRVKDGFGQTHYVMAEADGSQPLQQGEAVLLVSLSGNTFKAIANPSGSLVD; this is translated from the coding sequence ATGTGGAATCTGATTACCGCTCCCGAAACCGAAATCTTCGGCATTGCCCTGGCGCTGATGCTGCTGCTCGGTGCGCTCGAAATCCTGTCGATGCTGTTGGGCGGCGCGAGCGAGTGGCTGGACAACCTGCTGCCCGACAGCCTGGCCGACAGCGCCCACGCCGAAGTGGGGCTGGACGCGGCCGACGGCGTGGTGGTGCGGTTTTTAAGCTGGCTGTATGTCGGCAAAGTGCCGGTATTGATGCTCTTAGTGGTGTTTCTCGCTGTGTACGGTTTGGCGGGCTATGCGTTTCAAACGGCCTTTGCCGCCGTGTTCGGCGCGTATTTGAACGGCACGCTGGCTGCCGTCGCCGTATGGTTTCTTTCGCTGCCGCTGGTGCGCGCCACCGCAGGCGGGTTGTACAAAATCCTGCCCAAAGACGAAACCACCGCCGTATCGCAAGACACGCTAATCGGCCGCGTCGGCGTGATTGTGATCGGCCAAGCCCGCACCGGCAGCCCTGCCCAAGTGCGCGTGAAAGACGGCTTCGGCCAAACGCATTATGTGATGGCCGAAGCCGACGGCAGCCAACCGCTGCAACAGGGCGAAGCGGTATTGCTGGTGTCGCTCTCGGGCAATACCTTTAAAGCAATTGCCAATCCCAGCGGCAGCTTAGTGGATTAG
- a CDS encoding SPFH domain-containing protein, translating into MNQTSSRHNMFYLNGWLAAAMLAAAAVLIAMALFSTVGMLAAPLFVFIVLAASGFRIVQPNTALVSTCFGRYSGILSESGFFWIIPLIYQTQSVSLRSGNYVTPTLKVNDAAGTPIEIAAAIVYHISNPAAAVLDVENVHDFMQVQSESALRALATHHPYAAEDTESLTRHSEHILEQFRDMVQERVERAGISIDEARFTHLAYAPEIAQAMLRKQQAEAVIAARYALVRGAIGMVEGTVRQLEQRDIVKMSDSEKAKLVTNMMTVLLSEENAAPVLNVSGD; encoded by the coding sequence ATGAATCAAACCAGCAGCAGACACAATATGTTTTATCTCAACGGCTGGCTTGCCGCCGCCATGCTGGCCGCTGCCGCCGTACTGATTGCCATGGCGCTGTTTTCCACCGTCGGCATGCTGGCCGCGCCGCTGTTTGTTTTTATCGTGCTGGCGGCAAGCGGCTTCCGTATCGTCCAGCCCAACACCGCGCTGGTGAGCACCTGTTTCGGCCGTTATTCCGGCATTCTGTCCGAGAGCGGGTTTTTCTGGATTATCCCGCTGATTTACCAAACCCAAAGCGTTTCCCTGCGCTCGGGCAACTACGTTACCCCCACGCTGAAAGTGAACGACGCCGCCGGTACGCCGATTGAAATCGCCGCCGCCATCGTTTACCACATCAGCAACCCCGCCGCCGCCGTGCTCGATGTGGAAAACGTCCACGATTTTATGCAGGTGCAGAGTGAGTCCGCCCTGCGCGCGCTGGCCACCCACCACCCCTACGCCGCTGAAGATACCGAAAGCCTGACCCGCCATTCCGAGCATATTCTCGAGCAGTTCCGCGACATGGTGCAGGAGCGCGTCGAACGCGCCGGCATCAGCATCGACGAAGCCCGCTTCACCCATCTGGCCTACGCGCCCGAAATCGCCCAAGCCATGTTGAGAAAACAGCAGGCCGAAGCCGTTATCGCCGCCCGCTACGCGCTGGTGCGCGGCGCCATCGGCATGGTGGAAGGCACCGTCCGCCAGCTCGAGCAGCGCGATATCGTGAAAATGAGCGACAGCGAAAAAGCCAAGCTGGTAACCAATATGATGACCGTGCTGCTTTCCGAAGAAAACGCTGCGCCGGTGTTGAATGTGAGCGGCGATTGA
- a CDS encoding tetratricopeptide repeat protein: protein MKRNNDNALTAPLLAMMVVLAAATALVWLVQQADERGGWQNAAPFGKLFAKSEAEPPPAEIVRRAEAGEAEAQYQAGGHYMRQNRWDLAVPWYEKAAAQGHAKAQNNLGVAYAEGRGVPADPQKGCRLMAAAQQQLNTDNGRENAAMCREELEKH from the coding sequence ATGAAACGCAACAACGACAATGCCCTGACCGCGCCGCTGCTGGCGATGATGGTTGTGCTGGCCGCCGCCACCGCGCTGGTGTGGCTGGTGCAGCAGGCCGATGAGCGCGGCGGTTGGCAGAATGCCGCGCCGTTTGGCAAATTGTTTGCCAAGTCCGAAGCCGAGCCGCCGCCTGCGGAAATTGTCCGCCGTGCCGAAGCGGGCGAAGCCGAAGCGCAGTATCAGGCAGGCGGCCACTATATGCGGCAAAACCGTTGGGATTTGGCGGTGCCGTGGTATGAAAAAGCCGCCGCGCAGGGGCACGCCAAGGCGCAGAACAATCTGGGCGTGGCCTATGCCGAAGGGCGCGGTGTGCCCGCCGATCCGCAAAAAGGCTGCCGCCTGATGGCAGCGGCGCAGCAGCAGCTTAATACCGACAACGGCCGCGAAAACGCCGCCATGTGCCGGGAAGAATTGGAAAAACACTGA
- a CDS encoding PspA/IM30 family protein: protein MSETLSRRVGRLVSGGFHALIDAAENLAPEAVMNESVREIERAIDEVRAELGKVLAQKHLAAKKMADESNRHEALSDQIRAAVSAARDDLAESGIAEQMDIEARLPVLENTIADCAAQEKELEGFIAALQAKKREMQQQLQDWRAAQQSAAADGGAGGSGLERIARNAEKSGNAFDRVMGRQNAVHSGSDAAQLAKLKELEDLSRSNRIAERLAALKAQK from the coding sequence ATGAGCGAAACCCTGTCCCGCCGTGTCGGCCGCCTGGTGAGCGGCGGCTTCCACGCCCTGATTGACGCTGCCGAAAACCTGGCGCCCGAAGCGGTGATGAACGAGAGCGTGCGCGAAATCGAGCGCGCCATTGACGAAGTACGCGCCGAGTTGGGTAAAGTGCTGGCGCAAAAACATCTGGCCGCCAAAAAAATGGCCGATGAGAGCAACCGCCACGAAGCGCTGTCCGACCAAATCCGCGCCGCCGTGTCCGCCGCGCGCGACGATTTGGCCGAAAGCGGCATCGCCGAGCAGATGGACATCGAAGCGCGTTTGCCGGTGCTCGAAAACACCATCGCCGACTGCGCCGCGCAAGAAAAAGAACTCGAAGGCTTTATCGCCGCGCTGCAGGCCAAAAAACGCGAAATGCAGCAGCAGCTTCAAGACTGGCGCGCCGCGCAGCAAAGCGCGGCAGCCGACGGCGGCGCAGGCGGCAGCGGCCTGGAGCGCATCGCCCGCAACGCCGAAAAAAGCGGCAACGCCTTCGACCGTGTGATGGGCAGACAAAACGCCGTACACAGCGGCAGCGACGCGGCGCAGCTGGCCAAGTTGAAAGAATTGGAAGACCTGAGCCGCAGTAACCGCATCGCCGAACGGCTGGCGGCTTTGAAGGCGCAGAAGTGA
- the galU gene encoding UTP--glucose-1-phosphate uridylyltransferase GalU gives MSHKPIKKAVFPVAGMGTRFLPATKASPKEMLPIVDKPLIQYAVEEAIDAGCTEMVFVTGRNKRSIEDHFDKAYELETELAMRHKDKLLEHVRDILPPDITCLYIRQAEALGLGHAVLCARAAVNDEPFAVILADDLIDAPQGALKQMVDIYKQSGNSVLGVETVDPAQTGSYGIVEVEKLKNFQRITNIVEKPKPAEAPSNLAVVGRYILTPRIFDLLTNLPRGAGGEIQLTDGIARLLDHEFVLAHAFEGKRYDCGSKLGYLEATLAYGLKHPETGAAFRELLQRYAQQP, from the coding sequence ATGAGCCACAAACCGATTAAAAAAGCCGTTTTCCCTGTCGCGGGCATGGGCACACGCTTTCTGCCCGCCACCAAGGCCAGCCCGAAAGAAATGCTGCCCATCGTCGACAAGCCCCTGATCCAATACGCCGTCGAAGAAGCGATTGACGCGGGCTGCACGGAAATGGTGTTCGTCACCGGCCGCAACAAACGCAGCATCGAAGACCATTTCGACAAAGCCTACGAACTCGAAACCGAGCTGGCAATGCGCCACAAAGACAAGCTGCTCGAACACGTGCGCGACATTCTGCCGCCCGATATCACCTGCCTCTACATCCGCCAGGCCGAAGCACTCGGCCTTGGCCACGCCGTCTTGTGCGCCCGCGCCGCCGTGAACGACGAACCCTTTGCCGTTATCCTCGCCGACGACCTGATTGATGCCCCGCAAGGCGCGTTGAAACAAATGGTCGACATCTACAAGCAGAGCGGCAACAGCGTCTTGGGCGTGGAAACCGTCGATCCCGCGCAAACCGGCTCCTACGGCATCGTCGAAGTGGAAAAACTGAAAAATTTCCAACGCATCACCAACATCGTCGAAAAACCCAAGCCCGCAGAAGCCCCGTCCAATCTCGCCGTGGTCGGCCGCTACATCCTCACCCCGCGCATTTTCGACCTGCTCACCAACCTGCCGCGCGGCGCGGGCGGCGAAATCCAGCTCACCGACGGCATCGCCCGCCTGCTCGATCACGAATTCGTCCTCGCCCACGCCTTTGAGGGCAAACGCTACGACTGCGGCAGCAAACTCGGCTACCTCGAAGCCACCCTTGCCTACGGCCTCAAACACCCCGAAACGGGCGCGGCCTTCCGCGAACTGTTGCAACGGTACGCGCAACAACCATAG
- a CDS encoding S49 family peptidase yields MSFKIQREEEQRDENTPQQTAPQTAPAESWERDTLYKLLLSVHKEQRSSRFWRNVWRGVGALLFAATLFTFHSCATGSFDSGSGLEKVLGAKSKAHTAVIKLEGVIGGGHQDQVAMLRDGLEAAYADKNVKGIIIRANSPGGSPVVSNTAFNEIRRLKEQHKDIPVYLVAQDLCASGCYYIAAAADKIYADPSSLVGSIGVIGGGFDFTGLMDKLGVKRRLKIAGSNKGMGDPFTPETPEQQAIWQQMLDQIHGEFIKAVKTGRGSRLKTNDPQIFSGRIYTGIEAEKTGLIDGFGSVYSVARDEIKAPDLVDYTPEDDGFARALSRRLNSEVRDGVRDGLQSLHNQNW; encoded by the coding sequence ATGAGCTTCAAAATCCAACGCGAAGAAGAACAGCGCGACGAAAACACCCCGCAACAAACCGCCCCGCAGACCGCCCCCGCCGAAAGTTGGGAGCGCGACACCCTCTACAAACTCCTCCTCAGCGTCCACAAAGAACAACGCAGCAGCCGCTTCTGGCGCAACGTCTGGCGCGGCGTCGGCGCGCTTCTTTTCGCCGCCACCCTCTTCACCTTCCACAGCTGCGCCACCGGCAGCTTCGACAGCGGCAGCGGCCTGGAAAAAGTCCTCGGCGCAAAAAGCAAAGCGCACACCGCCGTCATCAAACTCGAAGGCGTCATCGGCGGCGGCCACCAAGACCAAGTCGCCATGCTGCGCGACGGCCTCGAAGCCGCCTACGCCGACAAAAACGTCAAAGGCATTATCATCCGCGCCAACTCCCCCGGCGGCTCGCCCGTCGTTTCCAACACCGCCTTCAACGAAATCCGCCGTCTCAAAGAACAACACAAAGACATCCCCGTCTACCTCGTCGCCCAAGACCTCTGCGCCTCCGGCTGCTACTACATCGCCGCCGCCGCCGACAAAATCTACGCCGACCCATCCAGCCTCGTCGGCAGCATCGGCGTCATCGGCGGTGGCTTCGACTTCACCGGCCTGATGGACAAACTCGGCGTCAAACGCCGTCTGAAAATTGCCGGCAGCAACAAAGGCATGGGCGACCCCTTCACCCCCGAAACCCCCGAGCAGCAGGCCATCTGGCAGCAAATGCTCGACCAGATTCACGGCGAATTCATCAAGGCCGTCAAAACCGGACGCGGCAGCCGTCTGAAAACAAACGACCCGCAAATCTTCAGCGGCCGCATCTACACCGGCATCGAAGCCGAAAAAACCGGCCTTATCGACGGCTTCGGCAGCGTATACAGCGTCGCCCGCGATGAAATCAAAGCCCCCGACCTCGTCGACTACACTCCCGAAGACGACGGCTTCGCCCGCGCCCTCAGCCGCCGCCTCAACAGCGAAGTGCGCGACGGCGTGCGCGACGGCCTGCAAAGCCTGCACAACCAAAACTGGTAA
- a CDS encoding HAD-IA family hydrolase: MQPKLIIFDWDGTLADTTGPIIETVRQSFYECGLAKPPADRIRNLIGHSLAQMMHLLAPDADAHKHEELVETYAARYLHPDNRQMRLFPDALPALDTLKARGFWLAVATGKGRSGLDLAIAQTRTADYWLATATASEYPSKPAPDMVLEICGELGLMPSESLVVGDTAYDLEMAANAGARGVGLTTGAHDAETLRGAPNIGILPRLAELPALIASL; this comes from the coding sequence ATGCAGCCCAAACTCATCATCTTCGACTGGGACGGCACACTGGCCGACACCACCGGCCCCATCATCGAAACCGTACGGCAGTCGTTTTACGAATGCGGCCTCGCCAAACCTCCTGCCGACCGCATCCGCAACCTCATCGGCCACTCCCTCGCCCAAATGATGCACCTGCTTGCCCCCGATGCCGACGCGCACAAACACGAAGAACTCGTCGAAACCTACGCCGCCCGCTACCTGCACCCCGACAACCGCCAAATGCGCCTCTTCCCCGATGCCCTGCCCGCCCTCGACACCCTCAAAGCACGCGGCTTTTGGCTCGCCGTCGCCACCGGCAAAGGACGCAGCGGCCTCGACCTTGCCATCGCCCAAACCCGCACCGCAGACTACTGGCTCGCCACCGCCACCGCTAGCGAATACCCCTCCAAACCCGCACCCGACATGGTGCTCGAAATCTGCGGCGAACTCGGCCTGATGCCGTCTGAAAGCCTCGTCGTCGGTGACACCGCCTACGACCTCGAAATGGCCGCAAACGCAGGCGCGCGCGGCGTCGGCCTCACCACCGGCGCACACGATGCCGAAACCTTGCGCGGCGCCCCGAATATCGGTATCTTGCCCCGACTGGCCGAACTGCCCGCCCTAATCGCAAGCCTCTGA
- a CDS encoding TIGR00730 family Rossman fold protein: protein MPLRDKLPDPMLPENTRRDIQSRESYHLLKIMSEFLEAGEELRAVQPAVSIYGSARIPPEHPDYLLAEQIARILSDAGFSVISGGGPGIMEAANKGAFAGRSPAVGLNILLPHEQHANPYQDLSVTFRHFFPRKVMFVKHAVAYVVMPGGFGTLDELFESLTLVQTGKTPHRPIILVGRSFWQGLADWMEDQLAGRGLIAPSDMELFEILDDAQAVAERIFRHYENCTDGFCINAKADWGLGL, encoded by the coding sequence ATGCCCCTGCGCGACAAACTGCCCGACCCCATGCTGCCCGAAAACACCCGCCGCGACATCCAATCGCGCGAGAGCTACCACCTCTTGAAAATCATGTCCGAATTTCTCGAAGCGGGCGAAGAGCTGCGCGCCGTGCAGCCCGCCGTCAGCATCTACGGCAGCGCCCGCATCCCCCCCGAACACCCCGACTACCTCTTGGCCGAACAAATCGCCCGCATCCTGTCCGACGCAGGGTTTTCCGTTATCTCGGGCGGCGGCCCCGGTATCATGGAAGCCGCCAACAAAGGCGCGTTTGCCGGACGCAGCCCCGCCGTCGGCCTCAACATCCTCCTGCCGCACGAACAGCACGCCAACCCCTATCAGGACCTGTCCGTCACCTTCCGCCATTTTTTCCCGCGCAAAGTCATGTTCGTCAAACACGCCGTCGCCTACGTCGTCATGCCCGGCGGCTTCGGCACGCTCGACGAACTCTTCGAAAGCCTCACCCTCGTGCAGACCGGCAAAACGCCGCACCGCCCCATCATCCTCGTCGGCCGCAGCTTCTGGCAGGGTTTGGCCGACTGGATGGAAGATCAGCTCGCCGGACGCGGCCTGATCGCCCCGAGCGACATGGAACTTTTCGAAATCCTCGACGACGCCCAAGCCGTGGCCGAACGCATCTTCCGCCACTACGAAAACTGCACCGACGGCTTCTGCATCAACGCCAAAGCCGATTGGGGGCTGGGCTTGTAA
- the metE gene encoding 5-methyltetrahydropteroyltriglutamate--homocysteine S-methyltransferase, producing the protein MTTFHLSGYPRIGAKRELKFAVEAFWKGAKSEAELRETAAEIRRLNWAAQKAAGADLVPVGDFSFYDHVLDTLCTLGAIPKRFGFDAAKLTLPEYFQLARGNATQFAMEMTKWFDTNYHYIVPEWHADTEFSVNVANLIAQIQEAKAQGHDIKPTLVGPLTLLWLGKKKEEFGCRVKTLLPKLLPAYAQLLRELAAAGADWVQIDEPILAADAPQAYLDAFAGVYQELANTGVRIIIGTYFASVAEHLELLKSLPVHGVHIDCVRAPEQLAVFSQGWPQNKVLSVGLIDGRNVWRANLNKVIDTLKPVQEKFANNLWISPSCSLLHSPQDLAVEEKLDAEIKSWMAFAAQKLVELGTVKRALENGKDSVKDALAASDAAAADRATNKKIHNPAVQERVGSLKAGEDQRKSPFPARIKAQQEWMKLPLLPTTTIGSFPQTAEIRQARAAFKKGELSAADYDAAMKKEIAYCVEVQEKLEIDVPVHGEAERNDMVEYFGEQLAGYCFTQFGWVQSYGSRCVKPPVIFGDVSRPAPMTVYWSSYAQTLTKRPMKGMLTGPVTMFKWSFVRDDIPLSVVAKQIALALNDEVLDLEKAGIKVIQIDEPAIREAMPLKKAQWEEYLAWACEAFRLSSTGAEDSTQIHTHMCYSEFNDILPAIASMDADVITIETSRSDMELLTAFGDFKYPNDIGPGVYDIHSPRVPTEGEVEHLLRKAMEVVPVERLWVNPDCGLKTRGWTETLQQLEVMMDVTKKLRGELDNKR; encoded by the coding sequence ATGACCACATTCCACCTCTCCGGCTACCCGCGCATCGGTGCCAAACGCGAGCTGAAATTCGCCGTCGAAGCCTTTTGGAAAGGCGCCAAATCCGAAGCCGAGCTGCGCGAAACCGCCGCCGAAATCCGCCGTCTGAACTGGGCGGCGCAGAAAGCCGCAGGCGCGGATCTTGTGCCCGTCGGCGATTTTTCTTTCTACGACCATGTGCTCGACACCCTGTGCACGCTGGGCGCGATTCCCAAACGCTTCGGCTTCGACGCCGCCAAACTGACGCTGCCGGAATACTTCCAGCTGGCGCGCGGCAACGCCACCCAGTTTGCGATGGAAATGACCAAATGGTTTGACACCAACTACCACTACATCGTTCCCGAATGGCACGCCGACACCGAGTTTTCCGTGAACGTCGCCAACCTGATTGCCCAGATTCAGGAAGCCAAAGCGCAAGGCCACGACATCAAGCCGACGCTGGTCGGCCCGCTGACCCTGCTGTGGCTGGGCAAGAAAAAAGAAGAGTTCGGCTGCCGCGTCAAAACCCTGCTGCCCAAACTGCTGCCCGCCTACGCGCAACTCTTGCGCGAGCTGGCCGCCGCCGGTGCCGACTGGGTGCAGATTGACGAGCCGATTCTCGCCGCCGACGCGCCGCAAGCCTATCTCGACGCCTTCGCCGGCGTGTATCAGGAGCTGGCCAACACCGGCGTGCGCATCATCATCGGCACTTATTTCGCTTCCGTCGCCGAACATCTCGAGCTGCTCAAATCCCTGCCGGTACACGGCGTGCACATCGACTGCGTACGCGCCCCCGAGCAGCTGGCCGTGTTTTCCCAAGGCTGGCCGCAAAACAAAGTGCTGTCCGTCGGTCTGATCGACGGTCGCAACGTATGGCGTGCCAACCTGAACAAAGTCATCGACACGCTCAAACCCGTTCAGGAAAAATTCGCCAATAATCTGTGGATTTCCCCCAGCTGCTCGCTGCTGCACAGCCCGCAGGACTTGGCGGTTGAAGAAAAACTCGACGCCGAAATCAAATCGTGGATGGCCTTTGCCGCACAGAAACTGGTCGAACTGGGCACTGTCAAACGCGCACTGGAAAACGGCAAAGACAGCGTGAAAGACGCACTGGCCGCTTCCGATGCCGCCGCCGCCGACCGCGCCACCAACAAAAAAATCCACAATCCCGCCGTACAAGAGCGAGTAGGCAGCCTGAAAGCAGGCGAAGACCAACGCAAATCGCCCTTCCCCGCACGCATCAAAGCGCAACAGGAATGGATGAAACTGCCGCTGTTGCCCACCACCACCATCGGTTCGTTCCCGCAAACCGCCGAAATCCGTCAGGCGCGCGCCGCCTTCAAAAAAGGCGAACTCTCCGCCGCCGACTACGACGCCGCGATGAAAAAAGAAATCGCCTACTGCGTCGAAGTGCAGGAAAAACTGGAAATCGACGTACCCGTCCACGGCGAAGCCGAGCGCAACGACATGGTCGAATACTTCGGCGAGCAGTTGGCCGGCTACTGCTTCACCCAGTTCGGCTGGGTGCAGAGCTACGGCAGCCGCTGCGTCAAACCGCCCGTTATCTTCGGCGACGTCTCCCGCCCCGCGCCGATGACCGTTTACTGGTCGTCCTACGCGCAAACCCTGACCAAACGCCCGATGAAAGGCATGCTCACCGGCCCGGTTACCATGTTCAAATGGTCGTTTGTGCGCGACGACATCCCACTGTCGGTCGTCGCCAAACAAATCGCCCTAGCGCTGAACGACGAAGTGCTGGACTTGGAAAAAGCCGGCATCAAAGTCATCCAGATTGACGAGCCCGCCATCCGCGAAGCCATGCCGCTGAAAAAAGCGCAATGGGAGGAATACCTCGCCTGGGCCTGCGAAGCCTTCCGCCTGTCCAGCACCGGCGCCGAAGACAGCACCCAGATCCACACCCATATGTGCTACTCCGAGTTCAACGACATCCTGCCCGCGATTGCTTCGATGGACGCCGACGTCATCACCATCGAAACCTCGCGCTCCGATATGGAACTTCTGACCGCATTCGGCGACTTCAAATACCCCAACGACATCGGCCCGGGTGTGTACGACATCCACAGCCCGCGCGTGCCGACCGAAGGCGAAGTCGAACACCTGCTGCGCAAAGCGATGGAAGTCGTGCCCGTCGAGCGCCTGTGGGTCAACCCCGACTGCGGCCTGAAAACCCGCGGCTGGACGGAAACGCTGCAACAGCTCGAAGTGATGATGGACGTAACCAAAAAACTGCGCGGCGAGTTGGACAACAAACGCTAA